Proteins encoded by one window of Lathyrus oleraceus cultivar Zhongwan6 chromosome 1, CAAS_Psat_ZW6_1.0, whole genome shotgun sequence:
- the LOC127091077 gene encoding leucine aminopeptidase 1, whose amino-acid sequence MAYLAAASSTTSLVFSSSFCSSRLFIRTLALRSASSPPRLFSTTAVPLRSLMAHATLGFTHPAIKETPKLSFTAKDTDVAEWKGDLLAVAVTEKDVARDGESRFQNPILSALDSKLGGLLADASFEEDFTGKVGQSTVLRIAAGIGSKRVALLGLGASASGPAAFKSLGEAVAAAAKSAQAAHVAVVLASSQGLPSLNTASAIVTGTVLGTFEDTRYKSESKKTSLKSVDIIGLGTGPEVEKKLKYAGDVSSGILLGRELVNSPANVLTPGVLAEEASTIASTFSDVFTAKILDAEQCKELKMGSYLAVAAASANPPHFIHLHYKPPTGPVNVKLALVGKGLTFDSGGYNIKTGPGCMIELMKFDMGGSAAVLGAAKALGQIKPLGVEVHFIVAACENMISGTGMRPGDVLTASNGKTIEVNNTDAEGRLTLADALVYACNQGVDKVIDLATLTGACIIALGPSIAGAFTPSDDLAKEVFDASEVSGEKLWRMPIEESYWETMKSGVADMVNTGGRQGGAITAALFLKQFVDENVQWMHIDLAGPVWNEKQRCATGFGVSTLVEWVLKNAS is encoded by the exons ATGGCGTACTTGGCAGCAGCCTCATCTACTACTTCACTTGTCTTTTCTTCCTCCTTCTGCTCCTCTCGTCTCTTCATCAGAACACTCGCTCTAAGGTCCGCTTCGTCACCACCGCGTCTTTTTTCCACCACTGCAGTACCTCTCCGCAGCCTCATGGCTCACGCCACTCTCGGCTTCACTCACCCCGCCATCAAGGAAACCCCCAAG CTCTCGTTTACGGCGAAGGACACTGACGTTGCGGAATGGAAAGGGGACCTATTAGCCGTTGCCGTGACGGAGAAGGACGTAGCTAGGGACGGCGAGTCCAGATTCCAGAATCCAATTTTGAGCGCGCTGGACTCCAAATTGGGCGGTTTATTAGCTGATGCCTCATTCGAAGAGGACTTCACCGGAAAAGTTGGACAGTCAACGGTTCTCCGAATTGCAGCTGGAATTGGATCCAAGAGAGTCGCCTTGCTCGGCCTCGGAGCTTCTGCTTCTGGCCCGGCCGCCTTTAAAAGCCTTGGTGAGGCTGTTGCTGCAGCTGCTAAGTCCGCTCAGGCGGCCCATGTTGCGGTCGTTTTAGCTTCTTCTCAAGGACTCCCTTCCCTTAACACCGCTTCTGCAATCGTCACCG GGACTGTTCTGGGAACATTTGAGGATACCAGGTACAAGTCGGAGTCGAAGAAAACGTCCCTTAAATCAGTTGACATTATTGGTCTCGGAACAGGGCCTGAAGTGGAGAAGAAACTTAAGTATGCAGGAGACGTTTCTTCTGGAATCCTTCTTGGAAGGGAGCTTGTAAATTCTCCAGCTAATGTTCTCACACCAG GAGTATTGGCAGAAGAAGCATCTACGATTGCTTCAACATTTAGTGATGTTTTTACCGCCAAAATATTGGATGCTGAACAGTGTAAGGAATTGAAAATGGGGTCCTATCTGGCTGTTGCTGCAGCCTCCGCAAATCCTCCTCATTTTATCCATTTGCATTATAAACCTCCAACCGGACCTGTCAATGTCAAGTTGGCGTTAGTTGGAAAAGGTTTGACTTTTGATAG TGGCGGCTACAACATAAAGACCGGACCTGGCTGTATGATTGAgctcatgaaatttgatatggGTGGATCTGCTGCAGTTCTTGGAGCAGCAAAAGCTCTTGGACAAATCAAACCTCTTGGAGTGGAG GTTCATTTTATAGTCGCAGCCTGTGAGAATATGATAAGTGGAACAGGTATGAGGCCTGGAGACGTTCTCAcagcttcaaatggaaaaactaTAGAG GTTAACAACACAGATGCTGAAGGTCGGCTTACTCTAGCAGATGCTCTGGTGTATGCTTGTAACCAAGGTGTTGATAAG GTAATTGACTTGGCAACATTAACCGGGGCATGTATAATTGCTCTAGGACCCTCAATTGCAG GTGCATTTACACCCAGCGATGACCTGGCTAAGGAAGTTTTTGATGCTTCTGAAGTGAGTGGGGAGAAACTATGGAGGATGCCAATAGAAGAAAGTTACTGGGAAACAATGAAATCTGGAGTTGCTGATATGGTGAACACTGGTGGTCGACAAGGTGGTGCTATTACTGCTGCTCTTTTCTTAAAGCAG TTTGTTGACGAAAATGTTCAATGGATGCATATTGATTTAGCTGGTCCTGTTTGGAATGAAAAGCAGCGTTGTGCAACAGGATTTGGTGTATCAACTTTAGTGGAATGGGTATTGAAGAATGCATCTTAA